The genomic stretch GATTCAAGAAGAAATAAAAACTACACCAGACTCCACCTGTTTCTGTCCTACCTTGCCAGACTCCACCTATTTTTGCCCTGCCTTGCCAGACTCCACCTGTTTCTGTCCTGCCTTGCCAGACTCCACCTGTTTCTGACCTGCCTTGCCAGACTCCACCTGTTTCTGCCCTGCCTTGCCAGACTCCACCTGTTTCTGTCCTGCCTTGTCAGACTCCACCTGTTTCTGTCCTGACTTGTCAGACTCCATCTGTTTCTGTCCTGCCTTGCCAGACTCCATCTGTTTCTGCCCTGCCTTGTCAGACTCCACCTGTTTCTGACCTGCCTTGCCAGACTCCACCTGTTTCTGCCCTGCCTTGCCAGACTCCACCTGTTTCTGTCCTGCCTTGTCAGACTCCACCTGTTTCTGTCCTGACTTGTCAGACTCCATCTGTTTCTGTCCTGCCTTGCCAGACTCCATCTGTTTCTGCCCTGCCTTGTCAGACTCCACCTGTTTCTGTCCTGCCTTGTCAGACTCCATCTGTTTCTGTCCTGCCTTGTCAGACTCCATCTGTTTCTGCCCTGCCTTGTCAGACTCCACCTGTTTCTGTCCTGCCTTGTCAGACTCCATCTGTTTCTGTCCTGCCTTGTCAGACTCCATCTGTTTCTGCCCTGCCTTGTCAGACTCCACCTGTTTCTGTCCTACCTTGTCAGACTCCATCTGTTTCTGTCCTGCCTTGTCAGACTCCATCTGTTTCTGCCCTGCCTTGTCAGACTCCACCTGTTTCTGTCCTGCCTTGTCAGACTCCATCTGTTTCTGTCCTGCCTTGCCGGTGTCCAGCTGTTTCTGCCTGGCTTTGCCAGATTCCACCTGTTTCTGTCCTGCCTTGTCAGACTCCATCTGTTTCTGTCCTGCCTTGCCGGTGTCCAGCTGTTTCTGCCTGGCTTTGCCAGATTCCACCTGTTTCTGTCCTGCCTTGTCAGACTCCATCTGTTTCTGCCCTGCCTTGTCAGACTCCACCTGTTTCTGTCCTGCCTTGTCAGACTCCATCTGTTTCTGTCCTGCCTTGCCGGTGTCCAGCTGTTTCTGCCTGGCTTTGCCAGATTCCACCTGTTTCTGTCCTGCCTTGCCGGTGTCCAGCTGTTTCTGCCtggcttttttttaaaggttaactTGGTATTTTCCAGGGAACAATCCTAAAGTAATCTGGCTGGCAGAAAGCATAATGCTTATTGCTAAGTGTTATTGCTGGTCAATTACCATTTGTTTCAAGCTGTAGACCTTTATTATTAATGTATTGGCTTCtacaatataatttatttatacaaATCATAAGTTCTGTTTTTTAACTTCTGATGTCCATGTAGCTTCCTCTTTCCTATTCTAGGTAATAGCTTAGActtcaccttaaaggacacctgaagtgagagggatatggaggctgacacttttatttcctttgaaacaatgcctggttgtcctgctgaatctttgcctctaatacttttagccatagaccctgaacaagcatggtgaTCAGGTACTATGACTGAAGTCtgcaatagctgcatgcttgtttcaggatgtGAGTCAcaaactactgtagccaaagagatcagcaggacagaaacaggaaaaaagggcgcaggagcccttgCTGAAAAAAGcaatttgggggatcgtgaaaggCACTCCGTCAAAGAATTGCTAGGGTGCTTGATACTGAGACATAGGCTATGAATCCTTGTAATATAGCAAtccaatgtatcagcacaccaatTTTTAATCAATCACGCTCCTTTATTGAGCAATGTGTTCCCACAAGGGGTATTcagccgacaattgttttggaagccacgcagggtccccctttctcacggCGTGTGATTGCagaaaaagggcaccgccataggctcCCATTATAAAAGCAGCGATTTTTAGCAAAACGGGGAAATTTGGGCATATGGAGGCACCAAATTTACGTTCTTTGCTGCAAATCGGGGCTTTGAGGCTGCACCTCTGGACGTCCAAATTTACTTTATTTGCCTCAAATTTACATTCTTTGCCACAAATCGTGGCTTAGCGGCGGTGCCTTCAGGcacccaaaggtgctgaagcatgcCAATATGCAAATTGCGAAATTATATTActatgcaatgccgcaatttGCATGCCTCGGTGGGCGCAATTGTCAGGCGCCACCTGGGGgggttaaggccccgttcacacttgcagttcgagtccgcaagtgtccgggggtccggtggccgcaaagagaccgtacgggtctctgcggtggccacaaggcggcacaagttgcggatccggaatgtatcagttccggctacaataaagtagccggaactagatacattgcagtgccagaacggcactgcaagcatgggggataccggcgtgtagtccgggccccccaagtggcataggaccggtgctggaagtatccggtcctattgccagtgtgatgggaaacatccgtttcccattgcacagcatggccgcatgcgaagggtcaggatccggcccgggtccgctgccgcaccgggacggactgaaaaatagcgcatgttggaaaaaaagccggacCGCCCCGGAGCTgtgttcccggatcggatccggatccggacggcgcacgagtgtgaatggatacattgattaacaatgtatccattcaccatccgctgtgtacggagcgttccggggaagccggacctggaacgctaatgtgaaccgggcctaagggttagatagagggaggtcttagggttaggcatcggtagcgggagtttttttttttataggaatcGGTAGAGggtgttcttagggttaggcattggtagagggaagtcttagggttagacatcagcagGAGTCTCAGGCATTGTtagagggagggttctttgtgagagtagggagagcatAAGACattgtaaaatatctgtaaaatttgtAAGCTTTATCCCTCTAAAGGCCAACCTCGCTATTCTTCCGACAATTTTCCAGACGACTagcgatttttttgagcgacGAGTGTTCGTTTACACAATCTCACGACATGGGTACAGGCACATGATCACATGAACGTCGTTTAGAGGCATGTGGCAATAACGACCATCACGGtgaattggatctttaagatccctgacaactCCCACGCAAAGTACTGTGATCGATTGAAGTATCATCGCATAACATCGGACATACCCGCCGGCCGAAAGATGGATCGGCGGATCGCTCGTCGTCAGGGAaatgtcgctggatccatctccctgcatcGCGAGGTGAGTACTTAACTAAAGGGTGGTTTCACACACTAAAACATTGCGTTGTAAAGGACACTTTTTTGTGCACTGTAGCATAGTGCGATTGAAAGTCTATGAACAGTTCACACCAAGTGATTTTAGTGTTACCACACAGAACATGCATTGCTAGAATACAACATTTTGCCAcacacaatgttagtcaatgaaaATGCTTATTGGTTAGTTGCGTCTTTGCCTGAGTTACATCGCATCTCATTTCAAATGTTGTATTTGGTTGCATTATGTACACGTAACGCAACACAATGCAATGCCTAGTGTGAAAATATTGAAACATGCAATATTTTGATACATAAGCCTCGGTTCAGTGAACTTTTCTATGTAATTTTCTCACTGGAGATGTTTTTACATCATGGCTATAATTCACTGACAGTGAAAACTTATCACAAACATCAGTcagcaataaaatatattttcagccTCCATCAAAATAATAATTTACAATAAGTTGTAAAATGTACAAGTTTGCTATTACTTCATTTttaagtactttttcacttgATAAAACTAAAAAGTATTTTACAAGCAAGATAATAAAGCATGTCCTGTGAGAAAATGAACAAAAAAGTTGATATAATATTCCATAGTTTCCTAGATGCTCATTTCTGTTGattatataatttaaaaaatgaattattttatatttaaaggaccactatagcaaaaaataaaaaaaagcactaGATTACCCAAACTAAACTTTGCCAAATGGACCAAAGACACAGACATACCAAATATAAGCGACGCCATCATTGAAGGAAATAACTTAATACGGTCTTTAATTTTAAGTGAAAACTGGAGAGAGTCACAATACAAATACGCCTTCAATATAAAATacaagacccctcccacccactaCACTCCAAACTGCCCCAAATGCCAAGCTCAAAATGCAGACATGTTCCATTGTGTATGGAGCTGCGGCATAATCAAACACTTTCGGAAGAAAGTACAACACTATATACACCAGGTTTGCAATATCTCAATTAACTTAACCCCCCAATTgtgtctctaatagtgtaccaaaagaactcatccaccCAGGTGCTTCGAACTCGCATACCAAACCACCTTCAAAACTGACTAAtttaatagacaagacaagacaaataacatttatattgcgcttttctccttgcggactcaaagcgccagagcagagcagcagccactagggcgcgctctattggcagtagcagtgtaagggagacttgccaaaggtctcctactgaattagtgctggcttactgaacaggcagagccgagattcgaaccctggtctcctgtgtcagaggcagagcccttaaccattacaccatcagccaactgctgattAATGCTTATTTCTGCAAGAAAAGTCATATAAAACAAATGGATCTATTCAGGTGCACCCACGATATGGGATcttaaccactttccgaccgcccacagccgatgggcggcggcaaagtggacgctgaaaggaccgcaatacgcccaagggcgttgcgtcctttcggcatgccggcaactggctccgcccacctgcgacgacaacccgccggccgttcagaagcgccggcgggttgttaaccccgcgatcaccgctacaaagtgtataatacactttgtaatgtatacaaagtgtattatacaggctgccaccCTAGTtgtaacacactgatctgcccccccccgccccctgatcgcccacagcacccctcagccccccccgcccacccctcagaccactgtttgcacccaatgatctccctaataacccatcaatcactccctgtcattatctgtcaacgctatttttatttttattcccaaACTGCcctctggggactcctgatcaccccccacccctcagattctccccagccccccccccccccctgtgtactgtactgtatgcatctaactcacctgtcaatcacccgtcaatcacccatcaatcaccccctgtcactgccacccaacaatcagcccctaacctgccccttgcgtgcaatctgatcactcacccacccacaccattagatcgcccgcaaacccgccgtcagatcacctcccaagtgtattgtttacatctgttctcttctctaaacacccactaattacccatcaatcacccatcaatcaccccctatcaccacctgtcactgttacctatcagatcagaccctaatctgccccttgtgggcacccaatcacccgcccacatgctcagattgccctcagacccccccttatcaattcgccagtgcattatttacatctgttcttccctgtaataacccactgatcacctgtcaatcacctatcaatcaccccctgtcactgccacccatcaatcagcccctaacctgccccttgcgggcaatctgatcacccacccccaccattagatcgcccgcaaacctgtcgtcagatcacctcccaagtgcattgtttacatctgttctcttctctaaacacccactaattacccatcaatcaccccctatcaccacctgtcactgttacccatcagattagaccctaatctgccccttgcgggcacccaatcaaccgcccacacgctcagattgccctcagaccccccccccccttatcaattcgccagtgcattatttacatctattcttccctgtaataacccactgatcacctgtcaatcacccatcaatcaccccctgtcacagccacccatcaatcaccctctgtcactgccacccatcaatcagcccctaacctgccccttgcgggcaatctgatcacccacccacaccattagatcgcccgcaaacctgtcgtcagatcacctcccaagtgcattgtttacatctgctctcttctctaaacacccactaattacccatcaatcaccccctatcaccacctgtcactgttacccatcagattagacaccaatctgccccttgcgggcacccaatcaaccacccacacgctcagattgccctcagcccc from Hyperolius riggenbachi isolate aHypRig1 chromosome 2, aHypRig1.pri, whole genome shotgun sequence encodes the following:
- the LOC137544943 gene encoding ribosome-binding protein 1-like, with the protein product MESDKAGQKQVESDKAGQKQMESDKAGQKQVESGKARQKQLDTGKAGQKQMESDKAGQKQVESGKARQKQLDTGKAGQKQMESDKAGQKQVESDKAGQKQMESDKAGQKQMESDKVGQKQVESDKAGQKQMESDKAGQKQMESDKAGQKQVESDKAGQKQMESDKAGQKQMESDKAGQKQVESDKAGQKQMESGKAGQKQMESDKSGQKQVESDKAGQKQVESGKAGQKQVESGKAGQKQVESDKAGQKQMESGKAGQKQMESDKSGQKQVESDKAGQKQVESGKAGQKQVESGKAGQKQVESGKAGQKQVESGKAGQK